GCACGGTACAACTAAGCAATCCGCAAAGACCTAATGTGTCTTTTCATTAGTGAGAGCCTTGGGGGTAGGCCCTGGTAACGGCTGGTCCGTGCTAGTGGGTGTCTTGGTATGGGAGGGCATGGTAGTTGGTATGAATTTGATGCTTAGCGAAGTTTCTAAGGCCAAAGTCATCCATGGATCATAAAGCGATCTTATTGTATCGAGATCAATATCTTGCGGGCCTTTCGTGTCATGGGGCAAAATGACACCTCGGGAGAGTGTGGTGCTGGATCTCTTCTTTACTGGTGCGGAAATGGAATCTCCCGAAGATGCTAAGAAATGCAGTCTTTTTTCCACATTTTGTAGATGGAGTTTTTTGGACTCGGAAAGACCTTCAAGGCCAGTAGAAGAAGACTGCGGATTGTGGGATATGGAATTGATGAGTTCAATGGAATTTTCTCTaatgtttcttttattttgaaaaaactcGAACATGTCCAAGTGAAATTCCATGCGATTGAGGTACTCGTTGAAAGACATGGGCTTGTATTCCAAGGGTCCGAACCATTTAATAATGGGATTCTGCGCCTCAACTTGCGCTCTAGCGAGAGCGACGCTTTGTTTGACCTCAGGGATATTTGTCGAGAGAGGAGTACCGTTCATAGCATCCTTGACTTTTATTTTGGTGGGGTCTATGCCCTCGTGATAATATTTGACaatattgttgaaaaacttCTTGTCACGTACGGATTTCATTTCGTCGCACCAGGGGTCGTATTTAAGAAAGTTCAGGCGAGTAAGCTCCAACAGTGACTGAGAAAGTAGCAAAGAGCCAAACAACCCCCATAAGAGCTTTCTGACGCTGACGAATCGAGATTGGCGAGGTATGATGGGAGGAGGGGCGAGCACAATGTCACCATGGGTGGTGGAGAAGCGGTTCAAAGTTGGAAAGTCAGCAATAtcctttttgattttaGTCTTGCCATTGACAATCATTTCACTGGGTAGTTCGCCAAAGGATAAATCCGAGTGAGTGCCAGTGGCAATGCGGCGCGGTGGCGGTAGTTTGTAGAGCCTTCTCAGTCTCCAAAGGGCAAAGAAACCCACTGCAGATTGGATAGTGATTAGAGTGTATAGTCCCGGTAGGTTATCAGGAGCGGGTACGAGCGGACCCCACAGTTTTAAGCCTAAACTTGGCCTTATGTAGAATTTCTTgatatcattatcatctttGTCGTGGTCATCTTGTGTGTGAG
The nucleotide sequence above comes from Saccharomyces cerevisiae S288C chromosome III, complete sequence. Encoded proteins:
- the MGR1 gene encoding Mgr1p (Subunit of the mitochondrial (mt) i-AAA protease supercomplex; i-AAA degrades misfolded mitochondrial proteins; forms a subcomplex with Mgr3p that binds to substrates to facilitate proteolysis; required for growth of cells lacking mtDNA), yielding MAVFTPPSGNSNSTDHTHTQDDHDKDDNDIKKFYIRPSLGLKLWGPLVPAPDNLPGLYTLITIQSAVGFFALWRLRRLYKLPPPRRIATGTHSDLSFGELPSEMIVNGKTKIKKDIADFPTLNRFSTTHGDIVLAPPPIIPRQSRFVSVRKLLWGLFGSLLLSQSLLELTRLNFLKYDPWCDEMKSVRDKKFFNNIVKYYHEGIDPTKIKVKDAMNGTPLSTNIPEVKQSVALARAQVEAQNPIIKWFGPLEYKPMSFNEYLNRMEFHLDMFEFFQNKRNIRENSIELINSISHNPQSSSTGLEGLSESKKLHLQNVEKRLHFLASSGDSISAPVKKRSSTTLSRGVILPHDTKGPQDIDLDTIRSLYDPWMTLALETSLSIKFIPTTMPSHTKTPTSTDQPLPGPTPKALTNEKTH